The Mytilus galloprovincialis chromosome 2, xbMytGall1.hap1.1, whole genome shotgun sequence genome has a window encoding:
- the LOC143061943 gene encoding uncharacterized protein LOC143061943: MRPRQQTNNVEQTLPIYIMDPSHAEQQEEVQPPEGDVTEEPIENPSITTHVDENPETRRVRDLTEKGKGVYTEKRNKFCEELEALWSDITTQLLEITTPPNELQQVLTTQDNLVKACTNYRRLTDEYLDFLKRTRTLDSQKDIDACNLTLDLRLSKVELAMESLHEHRLALTKAKSTKTRTSGSKGKKTSRSGSSNVSDMSSLARRKRAKAEAAKSKIAFVEKHAIILQQEAMLEEQALFRQGEMEQEAARKQAEMEQEVAQRKHETAHRKMQLEQEAMRRKAEMQQEAARVSREKVELKAKFNLLEAQREAAAAEAEARILEYDDSQAFSELPDEKEDPLQRVQDFVNKLPVSIAVKEVTAPQKKKQIPVKIELSHEAPAFMPSMALNLLSQTSAVLPSDTKSPEVTLIPDLELSTQR, from the exons ATGCGTCctaggcagcaaaccaacaacgttgAACAAACATTGCCGATTTACATCATGGATCCCAGTCACGCGGAACAGCAAGAAGAGGTTCAGCCCCCAGAGGGAGATGTCACTGAAGAACCTATAGAGAATCCGTCTATAACCACACATGTAGATGAAAATCCCGAGACGAGGCGAGTACGCGACCTTACAGAAAAAGGTAAAGGCGTTTACACAGAAAAACGTAACAAGTTCTGTGAGGAACTAGAGGCCCTTTGGTCAGATATAACAACCCAGTTATTGGAAATCACCACACCTCCCAATGAACTTCAGCAAGTCTTAACAACTCAGGACAATCTTGTAAAAGCCTGTACAaattatcgtaggctcacagaCGAGTATCTGGACTTCCTAAAAAGGACCAGAACGTTGGACAGTCAAAAAGACATCGACGCATGTAACCTCACATTGGATCTTcgtctgtccaaagtggaacTGGCCATGGAATCTCTACACGAGCATCGCCTTGCCCTCACTAAGGCTAAATCAACTAAAACAAGGACCTCAGGCTCAAAGGGTAAGAAAACCTCACGCAGTggtagctctaacgtgtcagacatgtcaagcctagcacggagaaagcgtgccaaggcagaggctgccaagtctaaaatagcctttgtagaGAAACATGCCAttatcctacaacaggaagcaatgttagaagaacaagccctgttcagacaaggtgaaatggaacaggaagctgCACGCAAACAGGCAGAAATGGAGCAAGAAGTCGCTCAACGTAAACATGAGACTGCCCACAGAAAGATGCAACTAGAACAAGAGGCTATGCGCAGGAAGGCTGAAATGCAACAAGAAGCCGCACGAGTAAGCCGGGAAAAGGTCGAGCttaaagccaaatttaacctacttgaagcacagagagaagctgcagccgcagaagccgaggctcgtatcctggaatacgacGATAGTCAAGCCTTTAGCGAACTAcctgacgaaaaggaagacccgctccagcgtgtgcaagattttgTCAACAAACTTCCTGTATCAATAGCTGTAAAGGAAGTAACAgcacctcaaaagaaaaaacaaattcctgttaagatcgagctgagtcacgaagcaccagcgttcATGCCGTCAATGGCACTGAACttgctgtcacagacatctgctgtcttaccttccgatactaagtcaccggaagttaccttaaTCCCAGATCTGGAATTA tcaacacaaagataa